A genomic window from Acinetobacter chinensis includes:
- a CDS encoding acyl-CoA thioesterase has translation MSPLDLIAPASEDQSELTMSVLMTPDMANFSGNVHGGTILKLLDQVAYACASRYSGSYVVTLSVDKVNFKEPIHVGELVTFLASVNHVGRTSMEIGIRVEAQNIQKRTVRHTNSCYFTMVAVDETGKPKQIPPLDLNNDWKRCRFEAAEHRKVARLQENHHPSCSIYKKSVQS, from the coding sequence ATGTCCCCATTAGACCTAATTGCTCCAGCATCCGAAGACCAGTCTGAATTAACCATGTCCGTCCTGATGACTCCTGATATGGCTAACTTTTCAGGTAATGTCCATGGTGGAACAATTCTGAAGTTGCTGGATCAGGTAGCTTATGCATGTGCAAGCCGTTATTCTGGCAGTTATGTGGTAACACTGTCTGTAGATAAGGTGAATTTTAAAGAACCTATCCATGTGGGTGAACTGGTGACTTTTCTTGCCAGTGTAAACCATGTTGGCCGTACTTCCATGGAAATCGGTATTCGTGTAGAAGCGCAGAATATTCAGAAACGTACGGTTCGCCATACCAACAGCTGTTATTTTACAATGGTTGCTGTGGATGAAACCGGTAAGCCGAAACAGATTCCACCTCTGGATCTGAACAATGACTGGAAACGTTGCAGATTTGAAGCTGCGGAGCACCGTAAAGTTGCCCGTCTGCAGGAAAACCATCATCCATCATGCAGTATTTATAAAAAGTCAGTGCAGAGTTAA
- a CDS encoding TetR/AcrR family transcriptional regulator produces the protein METGKSSRRKQCILNAVIAALEESDYSSLTVEDIAARAGVGKSTIYRWWKHKSDLVFEAFREQTASVFDLDFNASLDYNLKQQLLKLSCALNHPVGRALLVVMAEHREAAGEFFRQYLLPRREQTRKLIQQAIGQGEIQADYPFELMLDTLYGPIHYQIIFFNRIPDESYIEALVQLVLHPARTP, from the coding sequence ATGGAAACAGGAAAAAGCTCCCGTCGTAAGCAGTGTATTTTAAATGCTGTGATTGCGGCGCTGGAAGAATCGGATTACAGCAGTTTAACCGTAGAAGATATTGCTGCCAGAGCCGGTGTGGGCAAATCCACGATTTATCGCTGGTGGAAGCACAAGTCTGACCTGGTTTTTGAAGCTTTCCGTGAACAGACTGCTTCAGTATTTGACCTGGATTTTAATGCCTCACTGGACTACAACCTGAAGCAGCAACTGCTGAAGTTATCCTGCGCTTTGAACCATCCTGTTGGGCGGGCTTTACTGGTGGTCATGGCTGAACATAGAGAAGCGGCAGGCGAGTTTTTCAGGCAGTATCTTTTACCACGCCGTGAGCAGACCCGAAAACTGATTCAGCAAGCCATTGGGCAGGGGGAAATCCAGGCGGATTATCCTTTTGAACTGATGCTCGACACGCTGTATGGCCCTATCCATTATCAGATTATCTTTTTTAACCGTATTCCTGATGAGTCTTATATAGAAGCTCTAGTGCAGCTGGTTCTGCATCCAGCCCGTACTCCGTAA